From one Bacteroidales bacterium genomic stretch:
- the clpB gene encoding ATP-dependent chaperone ClpB, with protein MNLNQFTIKAQEAVEKSLFKVRELGQQSIEVVHLLYGLLTIENSVAARLIDKSGANSQQILPIVESMVRSYPKVTGAEPYLSNEAQQTLLNATNIAQKNQDTYTSVEHILLAIVKGKSQAAKMLSDYGVDEKSLEKAIEDLRRGSKVTSQTAEETYDALNQYAINLNQLALNGKLDPVIGRDEEIRRILQILSRRTKNNPILIGEPGVGKTAIAEGLAQRIVKGDVPENLRSKQVYSLDMGALIAGAKYKGEFEERLKAVIKEVVESDGAIILFIDEIHTLVGAGKSEGAMDAANILKPALARGELRAVGATTLDEYQKYFEKDKALERRFQTVMVDEPDVTSAVAILRGLKERYENHHKVRIKDEAVVAAVEFSHRYISDRFLPDKAIDLMDEAASKLRIEINSVPEEIDNLERQILQLEIEREAIKREGIKDKQKEIEGRLANLNEELKEHKSRWQHEKQIIEELQSCKQSIEQLRFESEKAEREGDFGKVAEIRYGRIKEAEDKIVQLQQKLQEAQSDNPMIKEEVDAADIAEVVSRWTGIPVARMLSAERDKLLQLEDELHKRVVGQDEAIVAVADAVRRSRAGLQDTNRPIGSFIFMGPSGVGKTELAKALAEQLFDNEDRMTRIDMSEYQERHSVSRLIGAPPGYVGYDEGGQLTEAVRRKPYSVILLDEIEKAHPDVFNILLQVLDDGRLTDNRGRTVDFRNTIIIMTSNLGSHLIQEKYKNLNVTNQHELREELQPELLQLLLQTIRPEFVNRVDEIIVFTPLMPEVIKEVVRIQFGRLARSLEKNNISISITDSAVNHIATISYDPVFGARPVKRNLQRLVMNDMAKEIISGNITGSSEIEIDFDGEKIVFNNL; from the coding sequence ATGAATTTAAATCAATTTACAATAAAAGCACAAGAGGCTGTTGAGAAATCCTTGTTTAAGGTTCGTGAACTTGGTCAGCAATCTATTGAGGTTGTTCACCTTTTATATGGACTATTGACTATTGAAAATAGCGTAGCCGCAAGACTTATTGATAAATCAGGAGCTAATAGCCAACAAATATTACCGATTGTTGAGTCAATGGTTAGAAGCTACCCGAAAGTAACAGGTGCTGAGCCCTATTTATCGAATGAAGCACAGCAAACTTTATTGAATGCAACCAATATTGCTCAGAAAAACCAGGACACATATACATCGGTTGAGCATATTTTGCTTGCAATAGTAAAAGGTAAGAGTCAGGCTGCAAAGATGTTGTCTGATTACGGAGTTGACGAAAAGTCGTTAGAAAAAGCTATAGAAGATTTGCGCAGAGGATCAAAAGTTACCTCTCAGACAGCTGAGGAGACTTATGATGCTTTAAATCAATACGCAATAAACCTTAATCAGCTTGCGCTCAACGGAAAACTCGATCCAGTAATTGGGCGCGATGAGGAGATACGCCGAATATTACAGATTTTAAGCCGCAGAACTAAAAACAACCCAATTCTAATAGGTGAGCCCGGTGTTGGTAAAACCGCAATAGCTGAGGGTTTAGCGCAAAGAATTGTTAAAGGCGATGTGCCCGAAAACTTACGCTCGAAACAAGTCTATTCGCTTGATATGGGAGCTCTTATTGCAGGAGCCAAGTACAAAGGGGAATTTGAGGAGCGTTTAAAAGCCGTTATAAAAGAGGTGGTTGAGTCTGATGGAGCAATTATTTTGTTTATAGACGAAATACACACTCTCGTTGGCGCAGGAAAAAGCGAGGGTGCAATGGATGCAGCCAACATTTTAAAACCAGCTTTGGCGCGTGGCGAGCTTAGAGCCGTTGGAGCGACAACCTTAGACGAATATCAGAAATATTTTGAAAAAGATAAGGCTCTAGAACGCCGTTTTCAAACCGTTATGGTCGATGAACCCGATGTTACAAGTGCTGTGGCAATTTTACGAGGACTTAAAGAGAGATACGAAAATCACCATAAAGTCAGGATTAAAGACGAGGCTGTTGTGGCTGCCGTAGAGTTTAGCCACAGATATATCAGCGACCGTTTTTTGCCCGATAAAGCAATTGACTTGATGGACGAAGCAGCATCGAAACTTAGAATTGAGATAAACAGCGTGCCAGAGGAGATTGACAATTTAGAGCGACAAATATTGCAGTTAGAGATTGAACGAGAAGCTATTAAGCGTGAGGGAATTAAGGATAAACAAAAGGAGATTGAGGGCAGACTCGCCAACTTAAACGAGGAGCTTAAAGAGCATAAAAGCCGTTGGCAGCACGAAAAGCAGATTATTGAGGAGCTACAGTCATGCAAGCAAAGCATTGAGCAACTGCGCTTTGAGTCGGAGAAAGCTGAGCGCGAAGGCGATTTTGGAAAAGTTGCCGAAATCCGCTACGGTAGGATAAAAGAGGCTGAGGACAAAATTGTTCAGCTGCAACAAAAGTTGCAAGAGGCTCAATCAGACAACCCGATGATTAAAGAGGAGGTCGATGCTGCCGATATAGCCGAAGTGGTCTCAAGGTGGACTGGAATTCCTGTTGCAAGAATGCTTAGTGCCGAGCGTGACAAACTACTACAGCTTGAAGATGAACTACATAAGCGTGTAGTAGGGCAAGATGAAGCAATCGTTGCCGTTGCCGATGCAGTGCGCAGGAGTAGGGCAGGGCTTCAAGATACAAACCGACCAATAGGCTCATTTATTTTTATGGGTCCGAGCGGTGTTGGTAAAACTGAGCTTGCAAAGGCTCTCGCTGAGCAACTTTTTGATAATGAAGACCGTATGACAAGAATCGATATGAGCGAATATCAGGAACGCCACTCTGTTTCACGTTTGATTGGTGCACCTCCCGGATATGTTGGTTACGACGAGGGGGGACAGCTTACCGAAGCCGTCAGACGCAAGCCATATTCGGTAATCTTGTTAGACGAAATAGAAAAGGCGCACCCCGACGTATTTAATATACTTTTGCAAGTTTTAGATGATGGTAGATTAACCGACAACAGAGGCAGAACAGTCGATTTCAGAAATACAATTATTATTATGACTTCAAATCTGGGAAGCCATTTGATACAAGAAAAATACAAAAACTTAAACGTTACAAATCAGCACGAATTGCGTGAAGAGCTACAACCGGAATTATTGCAACTTTTGTTGCAAACAATTAGACCTGAGTTTGTTAACCGCGTTGATGAGATAATTGTCTTTACTCCGTTAATGCCAGAGGTTATAAAAGAGGTTGTAAGAATTCAGTTTGGAAGGCTTGCACGTTCATTAGAAAAAAATAATATTAGCATATCAATTACAGATAGTGCTGTAAATCACATAGCAACAATAAGTTACGATCCTGTATTTGGAGCAAGGCCCGTAAAACGAAATCTTCAAAGATTGGTAATGAACGATATGGCAAAAGAGATTATATCGGGAAATATTACAGGTTCATCGGAAATTGAAATCGACTTTGATGGAGAAAAAATTGTTTTCAACAATCTGTAA
- a CDS encoding M23 family metallopeptidase — translation MGKRYILDPDTLTFKEHKTTKKQLFRKIGLFTAIGVVLGVLFYIGAIFLHHTPTGVFLKFQNNRLVSGLLKMESRLDKKAEILSSIEEKDDYLYRNYAELTPLPSTIRQAGFGGVDRYKKFDVFNQGKLLARVFKKADILENQIKIQEKSFEEVSQLSLEKKRFFACKPGISPLLKSDYFRISDYFGRRYHPVFRQWKEHTGVDYAAMYGTPVYATGDGIVVATGWDSGYGNRVIVNHGFGYKTVYAHLQKCSVKVGDKVKRGKLVGLVGNTGVSTGPHLHYEVRKNNNPVNPLYYYIDDLTDEQYKAIVHK, via the coding sequence ATGGGTAAAAGGTACATTTTAGATCCAGATACACTAACTTTCAAAGAGCATAAAACGACAAAGAAGCAGCTCTTTCGTAAAATTGGTCTCTTTACAGCTATAGGTGTAGTTTTAGGAGTACTGTTCTACATTGGAGCTATTTTTCTACATCATACCCCAACTGGTGTCTTTCTTAAATTTCAAAACAACAGATTGGTTTCTGGTCTTTTGAAGATGGAGTCAAGACTAGACAAAAAAGCAGAGATTCTATCTTCCATTGAAGAAAAGGATGACTATCTATATCGCAATTATGCCGAGTTAACTCCACTTCCTTCAACCATTAGACAAGCTGGTTTTGGTGGTGTTGACAGATACAAAAAGTTTGATGTGTTTAATCAAGGAAAACTTCTTGCACGAGTATTTAAAAAAGCCGATATTCTTGAAAATCAAATAAAAATACAGGAAAAATCTTTTGAAGAGGTGAGTCAACTAAGTCTTGAAAAGAAAAGGTTTTTTGCTTGCAAACCTGGTATAAGTCCACTATTAAAAAGTGACTACTTTAGAATTTCAGACTATTTTGGAAGAAGATACCACCCTGTTTTCAGACAGTGGAAAGAGCACACTGGTGTTGATTATGCGGCGATGTATGGCACACCTGTTTATGCTACAGGCGATGGTATTGTCGTAGCAACAGGTTGGGACAGTGGTTACGGAAATCGCGTAATAGTTAACCATGGATTTGGATACAAAACTGTATATGCTCACCTACAAAAATGTAGTGTGAAAGTTGGTGACAAGGTTAAAAGAGGAAAGCTTGTTGGGTTAGTTGGCAATACTGGAGTTTCCACAGGTCCACACCTACATTATGAGGTAAGAAAAAACAACAATCCTGTTAATCCTCTATATTACTACATTGACGATCTAACTGATGAACAATATAAAGCTATTGTTCATAAATAA
- a CDS encoding paraquat-inducible protein A, whose protein sequence is MKKILIKTAITLASLFLLGISIYELNKLYYNSRERQQYVSDLAYSNNIRFGFLNVDKWKSTLSDIIIKKVDELEFDDNLKQTMHTQIEKALYELINQIEIYLNQDKRQGNWLTQAFKTVAYEIVFDSEKFKKQVPQWSDEIVKSIISESNKVELKDAILQKFNEFMDQTNSTDNVNIQEILATKYEFDNYDDCVTWLNEQNIELTTISWRRTWIILICITVVFVFYFLTPQNYRNGCQYYIGLLGVLTLLLGGLLTPMIEIDARISEVNFELLGESIVFYDQVLFFESKSVIDLVKILIEHGDVQTAAIGALVFTFSIIFPTLKLIVSVFAYPFPERIYRNKITRFFALKSGKWSMADVMVVAIFMSYIGFRSLIGSQLDHLSNIKELNMVSTHEHTVLQIGFFLFAAFCFSGIVFAYYVSKHLKQNGIESE, encoded by the coding sequence ATGAAAAAGATACTCATAAAAACTGCTATTACACTCGCTTCCTTGTTTTTATTAGGAATCTCTATTTATGAGTTAAACAAACTTTATTATAATTCTAGAGAGCGACAGCAGTATGTTTCAGATTTAGCTTACTCAAATAACATCCGATTTGGTTTTTTAAATGTTGATAAATGGAAATCTACACTATCTGACATTATTATTAAAAAGGTCGATGAGCTTGAGTTTGACGACAACCTTAAACAGACAATGCATACCCAAATTGAAAAGGCATTGTATGAGCTTATTAATCAAATTGAGATATACTTAAATCAGGATAAACGGCAAGGGAACTGGCTCACACAAGCATTTAAGACTGTTGCATACGAGATTGTATTTGATTCCGAAAAGTTTAAAAAACAGGTTCCACAGTGGTCCGACGAAATTGTCAAATCTATTATTAGTGAGTCAAATAAGGTGGAGCTAAAAGACGCTATATTGCAAAAATTCAATGAGTTCATGGATCAAACCAACTCAACTGATAATGTAAATATTCAAGAAATTTTAGCGACAAAGTATGAATTTGACAATTACGATGATTGTGTAACGTGGTTAAATGAGCAAAACATTGAACTGACAACAATATCATGGCGTAGGACCTGGATTATATTAATTTGCATTACAGTTGTTTTTGTTTTCTATTTTCTTACTCCACAAAATTATAGAAACGGGTGTCAATATTATATTGGATTGCTTGGCGTTCTTACGTTACTCTTAGGGGGATTGCTAACGCCAATGATTGAAATTGATGCGCGAATTTCAGAAGTTAATTTTGAATTATTAGGCGAGAGCATCGTTTTTTATGATCAGGTACTATTTTTTGAAAGCAAAAGTGTTATTGACTTAGTGAAGATACTTATAGAACATGGCGACGTTCAAACAGCAGCTATCGGCGCATTAGTATTTACTTTCAGCATTATATTTCCTACATTAAAACTGATTGTATCGGTATTTGCTTATCCGTTTCCAGAACGAATATATAGAAATAAAATCACCCGCTTTTTTGCTTTGAAATCAGGAAAATGGTCAATGGCTGATGTTATGGTTGTTGCAATATTTATGTCTTATATTGGATTTAGAAGTTTGATTGGCAGTCAATTAGATCACTTAAGCAATATTAAAGAGCTAAATATGGTTTCAACACATGAACACACAGTATTACAAATAGGATTCTTTTTGTTTGCTGCTTTCTGCTTTAGCGGGATTGTGTTCGCTTATTACGTAAGCAAACACTTAAAACAGAACGGAATAGAATCAGAATAG
- a CDS encoding LTA synthase family protein, with protein MLITIIDAELYTYWGFKIDSSVLKYLKTPKEAVASLSTLKLIGFILLIALLVWAVVVIVKKIMPRIKLRINHFWQLNAILILPVYFLFARGSIDVSGVNVSSAYFSQKQELNHAAINASWNFMSTLFFPENKKAVEWNDSLIHHLDRFEYDCNSVEKVFKTNKTNVILVILESFTANLFDYEVDSQSAIPNLKRIASEGYFFPNCYATGNRSDKGLSAIFSGVTAHPQGSIMQFPEKFSNIGRLVSHFTKAGYSTKFYYGGNSDFANFKGFLINNGFEKIIEQSNFPYNMRTSKWGVQDDLVLERFFNDVVVATEPFFYCVFTLSSHEPFEVPYTSSFDDETTLGKYLNSIAFTDSVLGSFYDQLKNTKLWKNSLLIIVSDHGHYLPVNVSQDEPAHYRIPLIFTGGALYPKYRNMINLSNVSQTDIPNSILRQFKMRDSLLERGNNFFCKDFSAPVGFIFNFGYGVITPNQDTIVYNADAGHLIKYTCQDTIFIDASDAWFRYKMQIYSKEK; from the coding sequence TTGTTAATAACTATTATTGATGCCGAACTTTATACTTATTGGGGATTTAAAATAGACTCTTCTGTACTTAAATATTTAAAAACACCAAAAGAAGCAGTAGCATCTTTATCAACATTAAAGTTGATAGGATTTATTCTGTTAATTGCGCTATTAGTTTGGGCAGTAGTTGTTATAGTCAAAAAAATTATGCCACGTATTAAGTTGAGAATAAATCACTTTTGGCAACTAAATGCTATTTTGATACTGCCTGTTTACTTTCTGTTTGCAAGGGGAAGCATTGACGTATCGGGAGTTAATGTAAGTAGTGCATATTTTTCTCAAAAACAGGAGCTTAACCATGCAGCTATCAATGCTTCATGGAATTTTATGAGTACACTTTTTTTCCCTGAAAACAAAAAAGCGGTAGAGTGGAATGATTCATTGATTCATCATTTAGATAGATTTGAGTACGATTGTAATTCGGTTGAAAAAGTATTTAAAACCAATAAAACAAATGTAATACTTGTAATATTAGAGAGTTTTACAGCTAATTTGTTTGATTATGAAGTTGATAGTCAAAGTGCTATTCCTAATTTAAAAAGAATAGCATCTGAGGGATATTTTTTTCCAAACTGTTATGCAACAGGCAATAGAAGTGATAAGGGATTATCAGCTATTTTTTCGGGTGTCACAGCCCACCCTCAAGGTTCAATAATGCAGTTTCCTGAGAAATTTTCAAATATCGGGCGTTTAGTGAGTCATTTTACAAAAGCGGGTTATAGCACTAAGTTTTATTATGGAGGCAATTCAGATTTTGCCAACTTTAAGGGTTTTTTAATAAACAATGGTTTTGAGAAGATTATTGAACAGTCTAATTTTCCTTACAATATGCGTACATCAAAGTGGGGAGTACAGGATGACCTTGTTCTAGAGAGATTTTTTAATGATGTTGTTGTTGCGACCGAGCCATTTTTTTACTGTGTCTTCACACTAAGTTCTCACGAGCCATTTGAGGTGCCATATACTTCCAGTTTTGATGATGAAACAACATTAGGTAAATATTTAAACAGTATAGCATTTACTGACAGTGTTTTAGGTTCATTTTACGATCAGTTAAAAAACACAAAGTTATGGAAAAATTCACTGCTAATAATAGTTTCGGATCACGGACACTATTTGCCTGTAAATGTGTCACAGGACGAGCCTGCCCATTATCGGATACCATTGATATTTACAGGAGGAGCACTCTACCCTAAGTATAGAAATATGATAAATCTTTCAAATGTTTCTCAAACCGATATTCCAAACTCCATTTTGCGACAATTCAAAATGAGAGACTCTCTGTTGGAACGAGGAAACAATTTCTTTTGCAAAGATTTTTCAGCACCAGTTGGCTTTATTTTTAATTTCGGATATGGCGTTATTACTCCCAACCAAGACACAATTGTTTACAATGCCGATGCCGGCCATTTGATAAAATATACTTGTCAAGATACCATATTTATAGATGCCTCAGATGCCTGGTTTAGATATAAAATGCAGATTTACTCAAAAGAGAAATAA
- a CDS encoding AhpC/TSA family protein: MRNVFFVAIMAITASMLFSCKSQKNGGYTVHAEIEGISGSDVVMMIEDPSSPQGFRIDTLKASSDKIKFTGTIDTVRIALITVDDPRHMKMSSEGPIPAMPVQFFIEPKGDIKIKGDVKRMHLSQLKGTLMNDQLNSLLRAAEQQQILVDSVIDLKRNVQMGGLDTPELNEQIKIEYMKLIDIYADFVRKNNDFDIAPFIIKMYISQFYENSQVRELYNQLTDRVKNTTYGKFLAGDFYETPELSIGEYAPDFALIDKDNKRVQLSDFKGNCLIIDFWGSWCKPCRISNPKLVEIVNKYKANGLQIIGIAADKDNDEWLSAIEEDNLDWINVNALNEQPIDVLRLYSIRAFPTKIVVDPEGKVTGIFIGDDPQFYTHIDEIYKQ; this comes from the coding sequence ATGAGAAATGTTTTTTTTGTTGCTATAATGGCAATTACTGCTTCAATGCTCTTTTCTTGCAAATCGCAAAAAAATGGTGGTTATACGGTGCATGCAGAAATAGAAGGGATAAGTGGAAGTGATGTAGTTATGATGATTGAAGACCCTTCCTCTCCGCAAGGATTTAGAATAGATACTCTTAAGGCTTCGTCCGACAAAATCAAATTTACAGGAACTATAGATACTGTAAGGATAGCATTGATTACCGTTGACGATCCAAGGCATATGAAAATGAGTAGTGAAGGACCTATTCCTGCAATGCCAGTTCAGTTTTTTATTGAGCCTAAAGGAGATATCAAAATCAAAGGAGATGTTAAACGTATGCATTTAAGTCAACTGAAAGGCACTTTAATGAACGATCAGTTAAACAGTTTGTTACGTGCAGCTGAACAACAACAAATATTAGTCGATTCTGTTATTGATTTAAAACGCAATGTGCAAATGGGTGGATTAGATACTCCTGAATTAAACGAACAGATCAAAATCGAATATATGAAGCTAATAGATATTTATGCTGATTTTGTGAGAAAAAACAACGATTTTGATATTGCTCCTTTTATTATAAAAATGTATATATCACAGTTTTATGAAAACAGTCAGGTTAGAGAGTTGTACAATCAGTTAACCGACAGAGTTAAAAACACAACATACGGCAAATTTTTAGCGGGTGATTTTTACGAGACCCCAGAACTTTCAATTGGCGAATACGCCCCCGATTTTGCATTGATTGACAAAGATAATAAAAGAGTACAACTATCTGATTTTAAAGGAAATTGTCTGATTATTGATTTCTGGGGAAGCTGGTGCAAACCTTGTCGTATAAGCAATCCTAAATTGGTTGAGATAGTGAACAAATATAAGGCTAATGGCTTGCAGATAATAGGAATTGCAGCTGATAAGGATAATGACGAATGGTTAAGTGCTATTGAAGAGGATAATTTAGACTGGATAAACGTTAACGCATTGAATGAGCAGCCAATAGATGTTCTAAGATTGTACAGCATTCGAGCATTTCCAACTAAAATAGTTGTTGATCCAGAAGGTAAAGTTACAGGTATATTTATCGGAGATGACCCACAGTTTTATACTCACATTGACGAAATATATAAACAATAA
- a CDS encoding T9SS type A sorting domain-containing protein: MKPTLLLTIAFIFANFAIYAQTPYTESDFIQCGSYSIYQQTSFIDNPQPIDSLTNNGWNYNYPETYTIDTTYALSIEELGLESTFPYANLCLRESDYYLVLQHFNSKLWVLGLVATISENMVPVPFQQPMDIMHFPLSVGTNISRQQSIPLTFTPEQLGLTAADFGIPVEPDSVRITISITVESSIADYNMFGKFNEAYLENSKYIIGYTVAVLYWGFWNDINFLGDSRTFILKSYWMPGYGLPVCKIGLNNENQVIDFKIQPDVIVSIEPVANKQVKCYPIPFSNILYVESNMPQNIQLYDYTGRLVANYISKCGITEISTEHLQSGLYFIKVDDEVVKILKQ; encoded by the coding sequence ATGAAACCAACATTATTACTAACTATAGCTTTTATTTTCGCAAATTTTGCGATATATGCCCAAACACCATACACCGAAAGTGACTTTATCCAATGTGGTTCCTACTCGATTTATCAACAAACAAGTTTTATTGATAACCCACAGCCTATTGATAGTTTGACAAATAACGGTTGGAACTACAATTACCCCGAAACCTATACAATTGATACAACCTATGCATTATCAATTGAAGAACTTGGCTTAGAAAGCACTTTCCCCTATGCAAATTTATGTTTAAGAGAGTCTGATTATTATTTGGTTTTACAACATTTCAATAGTAAACTTTGGGTATTAGGCTTGGTCGCAACAATCTCAGAAAATATGGTACCAGTACCATTTCAGCAACCCATGGATATTATGCATTTTCCATTAAGTGTGGGCACTAATATTTCGCGACAACAATCTATACCACTGACATTTACACCAGAACAGCTAGGTTTAACGGCTGCCGATTTTGGAATTCCGGTAGAACCCGATAGTGTAAGAATAACTATTAGCATTACCGTTGAATCGTCTATTGCAGACTATAACATGTTTGGTAAATTCAACGAAGCGTATCTTGAAAATAGTAAATACATTATTGGATACACAGTAGCGGTTCTTTATTGGGGTTTTTGGAATGATATCAATTTTTTGGGAGATTCCAGAACATTTATCTTGAAAAGCTACTGGATGCCCGGATATGGTTTACCTGTCTGCAAAATTGGACTAAACAATGAAAACCAAGTTATTGATTTTAAGATACAACCCGATGTTATTGTTAGTATCGAACCTGTGGCAAACAAACAGGTAAAATGCTACCCAATACCGTTTTCCAACATACTTTACGTTGAAAGTAATATGCCTCAAAATATCCAACTGTACGATTATACAGGGAGATTGGTAGCAAACTACATATCTAAATGTGGAATAACTGAAATTTCAACCGAGCATCTTCAATCCGGCTTATATTTTATAAAAGTCGATGATGAGGTTGTAAAAATATTGAAACAATAG
- a CDS encoding 4-(cytidine 5'-diphospho)-2-C-methyl-D-erythritol kinase — protein sequence MIVFPNCKINLGLHVLRKRTDGYHDIETVMYPVELNDALEFIPNEKDSLTVTGITFEQKNITDNLVYKALAVIRRYREVPPLKIHLHKAIPSGFGLGGGSSNASFMLTALNKEFNLGFSVEELKQFALEIGSDCPFFISNTPSLSQGRGEVLTALNVNISNYYIMIVSPQIHISTAEAYSLIKPNNSRDSLSQIIEKPITEWSKLLVNDFEEPIFKKHPILKDIKSQLYEKGALYSSMSGSGSAIYGIFETKPNISDLSDKYRVNVIEP from the coding sequence ATGATTGTTTTTCCAAATTGCAAGATTAATCTTGGGCTACATGTTTTGCGAAAACGCACGGACGGTTACCACGATATAGAAACCGTAATGTATCCCGTGGAATTAAATGACGCTCTTGAGTTTATTCCCAACGAAAAAGACTCTTTAACGGTTACAGGTATTACTTTTGAGCAGAAAAATATAACTGACAATCTGGTTTACAAAGCGTTAGCAGTTATTAGAAGATACAGAGAGGTTCCTCCATTAAAGATTCACTTGCATAAAGCTATCCCTTCGGGTTTCGGACTTGGAGGAGGCTCGTCCAATGCCTCGTTTATGTTAACTGCTTTAAATAAGGAGTTTAACTTAGGTTTTTCAGTAGAAGAGTTGAAGCAATTTGCTTTAGAGATAGGCTCCGATTGTCCTTTCTTTATTTCAAATACTCCATCGCTATCCCAAGGGCGTGGCGAAGTGCTTACAGCTTTAAATGTCAATATTTCAAACTACTATATAATGATTGTATCTCCACAAATTCATATAAGCACCGCCGAAGCCTACTCGTTAATTAAACCTAACAACAGCAGAGATTCACTATCTCAAATAATTGAAAAACCAATTACCGAATGGTCAAAACTATTGGTAAACGACTTTGAGGAGCCGATTTTCAAAAAGCACCCAATATTAAAAGATATCAAAAGCCAATTGTACGAAAAAGGAGCTTTGTATTCCTCTATGAGCGGCTCAGGGTCAGCTATTTATGGAATATTTGAGACTAAACCCAATATTTCTGATTTAAGCGATAAGTATCGGGTAAATGTTATTGAGCCTTGA